In Halofilum ochraceum, a single window of DNA contains:
- the hslU gene encoding ATP-dependent protease ATPase subunit HslU produces the protein MSQMTPKEIVAELDHHIVGQDDAKRAVAIALRNRWRRQQVDEPLRQEITPKNILMIGPTGVGKTEIARRLARLAQAPFTKIEATKFTEVGYVGRDVESIIRDLVDVALKQLREREIERLRPKAEEAAEDRVLDALLPQPRQQGGWEQDQPKPQGSETREKFRKKLRAGELDEREIEIDVSGGGQGVDIMSPPGMEEMTQQLQGMFRQLGGGRSQRRKMTVRDALRQLIDEEADKLIDEEDLKARSIQLVEENGIVFLDELDKITRRGEQGGSGGDVSREGVQRDLLPLIEGSTVSSKYGMVRTDHILFIASGAFHVARPSDLIPELQGRLPIRVELAALTTEDFVRILTEPDASLTAQYSALLQTEGIELTLKPDAVRRIAEIAWQVNERTENIGARRLHTLMERLLERLSYEAPDRSGESIEIDAAYVDEQLAELVGDDDLSRYIL, from the coding sequence ATGTCGCAGATGACCCCGAAGGAAATCGTCGCCGAACTCGACCACCACATCGTCGGCCAGGACGACGCCAAGCGCGCGGTGGCGATCGCGCTGCGCAACCGCTGGCGGCGGCAGCAGGTGGATGAGCCCCTGCGTCAGGAGATCACGCCCAAAAATATCCTGATGATCGGGCCGACGGGTGTCGGCAAGACCGAGATCGCGCGCCGTCTGGCACGCCTGGCGCAGGCGCCGTTTACCAAGATCGAGGCGACCAAGTTCACCGAAGTCGGCTACGTCGGGCGCGATGTGGAGTCGATCATCCGCGATCTGGTCGATGTCGCGCTCAAACAGCTGCGTGAGCGCGAGATCGAGCGCCTGCGCCCGAAGGCCGAAGAGGCCGCCGAGGACCGCGTGCTCGATGCGCTGCTGCCGCAGCCGCGCCAGCAGGGTGGCTGGGAGCAGGATCAGCCGAAACCCCAGGGGTCGGAGACGCGCGAGAAGTTCCGCAAGAAGCTGCGTGCAGGTGAACTCGATGAGCGCGAGATCGAGATCGACGTCAGCGGCGGCGGGCAGGGCGTCGACATCATGTCGCCGCCCGGCATGGAGGAGATGACCCAGCAGCTGCAGGGCATGTTCCGCCAGCTCGGGGGCGGCCGCTCCCAGCGCCGGAAAATGACCGTGCGTGACGCGCTGCGCCAGCTCATCGACGAGGAGGCCGACAAGCTGATCGACGAGGAGGACCTCAAGGCGCGCTCCATCCAGCTGGTCGAGGAAAACGGCATCGTCTTCCTCGACGAGCTCGACAAGATCACGCGCCGCGGCGAGCAGGGCGGCAGCGGCGGCGATGTCTCCCGCGAGGGCGTGCAGCGCGACCTGTTGCCGCTGATCGAGGGCAGTACCGTGTCCAGCAAGTACGGCATGGTCCGCACTGATCACATCCTGTTCATCGCCTCGGGCGCATTCCACGTCGCGCGGCCCTCGGACCTGATCCCGGAACTGCAGGGGCGCCTGCCCATCCGGGTAGAGCTGGCCGCGCTCACGACCGAGGACTTTGTCCGCATCCTGACTGAGCCGGATGCCTCGCTGACGGCGCAGTACAGCGCGCTGCTGCAGACCGAGGGCATCGAGCTGACGCTCAAGCCCGACGCCGTCCGCCGGATCGCCGAGATCGCCTGGCAGGTCAACGAGCGGACCGAGAACATCGGTGCACGCCGCCTGCACACCCTGATGGAGCGTCTGCTCGAGCGCCTGTCGTACGAGGCACCGGATCGCAGCGGGGAGTCGATCGAGATCGATGCGGCCTACGTCGACGAACAGCTGGCCGAACTGGTCGGCGACGACGATCTGTCGCGTTATATTCTGTAA
- a CDS encoding RDD family protein encodes MTTAVRNAGFWRRAAAFGVDALWLFSLTGVIAIALTGQPWPAFGDPGSLATLAALIRELLPAVVCIVGWGRFGRTPGKLLLDLRVVNARTGEPPGYLRALVRYIGYFVSALPLGLGFLWIVFDRQCQGLHDKIAGTRVVMVEDSEILDIEPASVV; translated from the coding sequence GTGACCACCGCGGTCCGCAACGCCGGCTTCTGGCGCCGCGCGGCCGCCTTCGGCGTCGATGCCCTGTGGCTGTTCTCCCTGACCGGTGTGATCGCGATCGCTCTGACCGGACAGCCTTGGCCCGCTTTCGGGGATCCCGGCTCGCTCGCAACGCTTGCGGCGTTGATCCGTGAACTGTTGCCGGCGGTGGTCTGCATCGTCGGCTGGGGCCGGTTCGGTCGCACGCCCGGCAAGCTCCTTCTCGATCTGCGGGTGGTCAACGCCCGCACCGGTGAGCCGCCGGGCTATCTGCGCGCGCTCGTTCGTTACATCGGCTATTTCGTGTCGGCGCTGCCGCTGGGACTCGGGTTTCTCTGGATCGTCTTCGACCGCCAGTGCCAGGGGCTGCACGACAAGATCGCGGGCACACGCGTGGTCATGGTCGAAGATTCGGAGATCCTCGATATCGAACCGGCGAGCGTCGTATGA
- a CDS encoding ubiquinone biosynthesis accessory factor UbiJ, with product MTLVGRICRAVEPVFEGALALDAAARARVERLEGKGLEIHVTGLDWHIHLVPAAGRLLLTDDPEVPPAARIGGPPASLAALATTGGTRVLFGGSLHVSGDVQVAKAYKRLFDTLDPDWEEALGRVMGDIPAHETARMLRAAGTRAARISADRRTDLRAWLVDEIEALPARGEVDDWMDAVDRLRADADRLAARVNRLERQGREDP from the coding sequence ATGACCCTGGTCGGCCGCATCTGCAGGGCCGTCGAGCCGGTGTTCGAGGGCGCGCTGGCGCTCGACGCCGCGGCACGCGCGCGGGTCGAGCGCCTCGAGGGCAAGGGGCTCGAGATCCACGTCACCGGCCTGGACTGGCATATCCATCTGGTGCCGGCGGCAGGGCGTCTGCTCCTTACGGACGATCCGGAGGTGCCGCCGGCGGCCCGCATCGGTGGGCCGCCGGCCTCGCTCGCGGCGCTTGCCACCACCGGCGGCACCCGGGTCCTGTTCGGCGGCAGCCTGCACGTGAGCGGTGACGTCCAGGTCGCGAAGGCCTACAAGCGCCTGTTCGACACCCTCGATCCCGACTGGGAAGAGGCACTGGGGCGCGTGATGGGCGATATCCCCGCGCACGAGACCGCCCGCATGCTGCGCGCCGCCGGCACGCGCGCCGCGCGGATCAGTGCCGATCGGCGTACGGACCTGCGGGCCTGGCTGGTCGATGAAATCGAGGCGTTGCCGGCGCGTGGTGAGGTCGATGACTGGATGGATGCCGTCGACCGTCTGCGCGCCGATGCCGATCGCCTGGCCGCCCGCGTGAACCGGCTCGAGCGCCAGGGGCGCGAGGACCCATGA
- the ubiE gene encoding bifunctional demethylmenaquinone methyltransferase/2-methoxy-6-polyprenyl-1,4-benzoquinol methylase UbiE, translated as MSSDRPDDPGDRDSEGTTHFGYREVPVGEKSARVGAVFDSVASRYDLMNDLMSGGMHRLWKRFALARARVRPGERALDLATGSGDLAAGLARAMGERGYLVASDINASMLGRGRDRLIDEGVGTRMGFVQADAQYLPFPDRHFHCVTIGFGLRNVTDQARALAEMTRVLRPGGRLVILEFSRPAGAWFRRLYDTYSFSVLPQLGQWVAGDADSYRYLAESIRMHPDQPTLKGMMETAGLVHCSWNNLTGGVVAVHTGYRA; from the coding sequence GTGTCCAGCGACAGACCTGACGATCCCGGCGATCGCGATAGCGAAGGAACCACGCACTTCGGCTATCGCGAGGTCCCGGTGGGCGAGAAGTCCGCCCGCGTGGGAGCCGTGTTCGACTCGGTCGCGTCCCGTTATGACCTGATGAATGACCTGATGTCGGGCGGCATGCACCGGCTGTGGAAACGCTTCGCGCTGGCGCGCGCCCGGGTTCGGCCCGGTGAGCGGGCGCTGGATCTCGCTACCGGTTCCGGTGATCTGGCCGCGGGCCTTGCCCGCGCCATGGGCGAGCGCGGCTACCTGGTCGCCTCCGATATCAATGCCAGCATGCTCGGGCGTGGCCGCGATCGCCTGATCGACGAAGGCGTCGGCACCCGCATGGGCTTCGTCCAGGCCGATGCCCAGTACCTGCCGTTCCCGGATCGCCACTTCCACTGTGTGACCATCGGCTTCGGCCTGCGCAACGTCACGGATCAGGCGCGCGCGCTCGCCGAGATGACGCGCGTGCTGCGGCCCGGTGGGCGCCTGGTCATACTCGAATTCTCGCGGCCGGCGGGGGCATGGTTCCGCCGGCTGTACGACACGTACTCGTTCAGCGTGCTGCCCCAGCTCGGCCAGTGGGTGGCCGGCGACGCCGACAGCTATCGCTACCTCGCCGAGTCGATCCGCATGCATCCGGATCAGCCGACGCTCAAGGGCATGATGGAAACCGCGGGCCTCGTCCACTGCAGCTGGAACAATCTCACCGGCGGTGTGGTGGCGGTGCACACGGGGTACCGCGCGTGA
- a CDS encoding gamma-butyrobetaine hydroxylase-like domain-containing protein, with protein MAVPKPTDITLHKQSRELEVAFEDGFQKRLSCEYLRVFSPSAEVQGHGPGQEVLVFGKEHVNIERIDPVGNYAVRLVFDDGHDTGIYTWEHLYTLAAQFEENWQSYLARLEEAGVQRQT; from the coding sequence ATGGCGGTACCCAAGCCCACCGATATCACGCTCCATAAGCAGTCGCGCGAACTCGAAGTCGCGTTCGAGGACGGCTTCCAGAAACGCCTGAGCTGCGAATACCTGCGCGTGTTCTCGCCCTCGGCCGAGGTACAGGGCCATGGCCCCGGGCAGGAGGTCCTCGTGTTCGGCAAAGAGCACGTGAACATCGAGCGGATCGACCCGGTCGGGAACTACGCCGTTCGGCTGGTGTTCGATGATGGCCACGACACGGGCATCTATACGTGGGAGCACCTCTACACGCTCGCCGCGCAGTTCGAGGAGAACTGGCAGAGCTATCTGGCGCGTCTGGAGGAAGCCGGTGTCCAGCGACAGACCTGA
- the ubiB gene encoding ubiquinone biosynthesis regulatory protein kinase UbiB, producing MIRVTQMLRVIHIQWILLRHGLDEIIWATQVFRPIRFLYYLTPGAWLRLDTRRQPRGVRIRSALEDLGPIFVKFGQMLSTRRDLLPDDIATELARLQDHVPPFPSSEARAAIEASLGHPVGELFSRFDADPMASASIAQVHGARLIDGREVVVKVLRPGVERRIRRDVGLMYIVAGLAARFWSEGHRLRPREVVAEFEKTLIDELDLVREGANAQQLRRNFAGSKIMYVPEVYWPYTHTDVLVLERIGGIPISHVETLRAHGVDLRVLAERGVEIFFSQVFRDNFFHADMHPGNIFVEWDDPGNPRYIGVDFGIVGTLAPQDQRYLAENFLAFFRRDYRRVAELHVDSGWVPAHTRVDEFEASIRSVCEPIFERPLKDISFGQLLMRLFQTARRFEMEVQPQLVLLQKTLLNIEGLGRDLYPDLDLWTTAKPFLEQWMKRQVGPKATLRHLRDRLPEWGEQLPQLPGLAHDVLTRARNGKLEVHWKSDQLHRLHREMRRQHRATRRGIAGGALTVAAAIVYSAAPVAPVALAGVGLPIWILGVGGISLLISAVAVR from the coding sequence ATGATCCGCGTCACCCAGATGCTGCGGGTGATCCACATCCAGTGGATCCTGTTGCGCCACGGGCTCGACGAGATCATCTGGGCCACCCAGGTGTTCCGGCCCATACGCTTCCTGTATTACCTGACGCCCGGTGCCTGGCTGCGTCTCGATACGCGCCGTCAGCCCCGCGGTGTCCGTATCCGGTCGGCGCTCGAGGATCTGGGGCCGATCTTCGTCAAGTTCGGCCAGATGTTGTCCACGCGCCGCGACCTGCTGCCGGACGACATCGCCACCGAACTGGCCCGGCTGCAGGACCACGTGCCGCCGTTTCCGTCCAGCGAGGCGCGCGCCGCCATCGAGGCCTCGCTGGGCCATCCGGTGGGTGAGCTGTTCAGCCGCTTCGACGCCGATCCCATGGCCTCGGCCTCGATCGCCCAGGTCCACGGGGCCCGTCTGATCGATGGCCGCGAGGTCGTGGTCAAGGTGCTGCGCCCCGGGGTCGAGCGGCGCATCCGGCGTGATGTGGGCCTTATGTACATCGTCGCCGGACTCGCGGCCCGCTTCTGGAGCGAGGGCCATCGGCTGCGCCCGCGCGAGGTCGTCGCCGAGTTCGAAAAGACCCTGATCGACGAACTCGACCTGGTGCGCGAGGGCGCTAACGCGCAGCAGTTGCGGCGCAATTTCGCGGGCTCGAAGATCATGTACGTGCCCGAGGTCTACTGGCCGTACACGCATACCGATGTGCTGGTGCTCGAGCGCATCGGCGGCATCCCGATCAGCCACGTCGAGACGCTCCGCGCCCATGGCGTTGATCTGCGCGTGCTGGCCGAGCGTGGTGTGGAGATCTTCTTCTCGCAGGTGTTCCGCGACAACTTCTTCCACGCCGACATGCACCCCGGCAACATCTTCGTCGAGTGGGACGATCCGGGCAATCCGCGCTACATTGGGGTCGACTTCGGTATCGTCGGCACGCTCGCGCCGCAGGACCAGCGCTACCTCGCCGAGAATTTCCTCGCATTCTTCCGCCGCGACTATCGCCGGGTGGCCGAACTGCATGTCGATTCCGGTTGGGTGCCCGCGCATACACGCGTGGATGAGTTCGAGGCCTCGATCCGCAGCGTCTGTGAACCCATCTTCGAGCGCCCGCTCAAGGACATCTCCTTCGGCCAGCTGCTCATGCGCCTGTTCCAGACCGCGCGGCGCTTCGAGATGGAGGTGCAGCCGCAGCTCGTGCTGCTGCAGAAGACGCTGCTCAACATCGAGGGCCTGGGCCGCGATCTCTACCCGGATCTCGATCTGTGGACCACGGCCAAGCCGTTCCTCGAGCAGTGGATGAAGCGTCAGGTCGGCCCGAAGGCCACGCTGCGCCATCTGCGGGACCGGTTGCCCGAATGGGGCGAGCAGTTGCCCCAGCTGCCGGGTCTCGCGCACGACGTCCTCACGCGCGCCCGCAATGGCAAGCTCGAGGTGCACTGGAAGAGCGACCAGCTGCACCGGCTGCACCGCGAAATGCGCCGCCAGCACCGCGCCACGCGCCGCGGGATCGCCGGCGGCGCCCTCACCGTCGCCGCCGCCATCGTCTACAGCGCCGCGCCCGTGGCACCGGTTGCCCTGGCCGGGGTCGGGTTGCCCATATGGATTCTTGGTGTCGGCGGCATCAGTCTGTTGATCAGTGCCGTGGCCGTGCGGTAA
- the uvrD gene encoding DNA helicase II, translating into MDVTPIIDPLNERQREAVTAPAGKPLLVLAGAGSGKTRVLVHRIAWLQAVEGMSSHSILAVTFTNKAAREMRGRVESLVGATAGAMWVGTFHGLSHRLLRAHWREAGLPQGFQILDADDQLRLIRRVLRNLELDDSKWPPKQAMGFINGNKDEGRRPEHLGDTVDPVQEQLVRIYAAYEQSRKTAGAVDFAELLLLALETLRDNPQLLDHYRSRFRHLLVDEFQDTNTIQYAWLRLLVGDRGCVTAVGDDDQSIYGWRGARVENIQKFSKDYPGTTTVRLEQNYRSTGTVLAAANALIANNSGRLGKNLWTADVEGEAIAYYTAYNETDEARFVADRVEAWIDEGGTRAECGVLYRSNAQSRALEQEFISRGMPYRVYGGQRFFERAEIKDALAYLRLIANRDDDVSFERVVNQPTRGVGEKTLSQLRAAARAAGSSLWRAARQALDERMLSGRAATAVGGFLELVDGIAEKAAERDLEAIVEHAVHASGLIDHFSRDRSEKGQARVENLEELITAARTFTPPPDEETAEQSPLETFLAHAALEAGEGQGDAWEDCVQMMTLHSAKGLEFPVVFLVGLEEGLFPHQRSLEESGRLEEERRLAYVGITRAQQRLFITSAEQRRLYGREVFGVPSRFVGELPGELVDEVRPRAQGQPMGMPPSAAAGRFAAEEEVPEGVPSMGQRVRHPKFGEGTVLDFEGNGAHARVQVNFADAGSKWLVLAYARLETVP; encoded by the coding sequence ATGGACGTCACCCCGATCATCGACCCCCTCAACGAACGCCAGCGCGAGGCCGTTACGGCCCCGGCGGGCAAGCCCCTGCTCGTGCTCGCGGGCGCCGGTTCCGGCAAGACGCGCGTTCTGGTGCATCGCATCGCCTGGCTGCAGGCGGTGGAGGGCATGTCCTCGCATTCGATCCTCGCCGTGACCTTCACCAACAAGGCGGCGCGCGAGATGCGCGGGCGCGTGGAGTCGCTGGTCGGGGCAACGGCGGGGGCGATGTGGGTCGGGACCTTCCACGGCCTGTCGCATCGCCTGCTGCGCGCGCACTGGCGCGAGGCGGGGCTGCCGCAGGGCTTCCAGATCCTCGATGCCGACGATCAGCTGCGTCTGATCCGCCGTGTGCTGCGCAATCTGGAGCTGGACGACAGCAAGTGGCCACCGAAGCAGGCGATGGGCTTCATCAACGGCAACAAGGACGAGGGCCGCCGGCCCGAGCATCTCGGCGACACGGTCGATCCGGTGCAGGAACAGCTGGTGCGGATCTATGCGGCCTACGAGCAGTCCCGGAAGACCGCGGGCGCCGTCGATTTCGCCGAGCTGCTGCTGCTGGCGCTGGAGACGCTGCGCGACAACCCGCAACTGCTCGATCACTACCGCAGCCGCTTCCGCCATCTGCTGGTGGATGAGTTTCAGGACACCAACACCATCCAGTACGCCTGGCTGCGCCTGTTGGTCGGCGATCGCGGCTGCGTGACCGCCGTTGGCGACGACGACCAGTCGATCTACGGCTGGCGCGGCGCACGGGTGGAGAATATCCAGAAGTTCTCGAAGGACTATCCGGGGACGACCACTGTCCGCCTCGAACAGAACTACCGCTCGACCGGTACCGTTCTGGCCGCCGCGAACGCGCTGATCGCGAACAACAGCGGGCGCCTCGGCAAGAATCTGTGGACGGCCGATGTCGAGGGTGAGGCGATCGCGTATTACACCGCCTACAACGAGACCGATGAGGCGCGGTTCGTTGCCGACCGCGTCGAGGCGTGGATCGACGAAGGCGGCACGCGGGCCGAGTGCGGCGTGCTCTATCGCTCCAATGCCCAGTCGCGCGCGCTGGAACAGGAGTTCATCAGCCGCGGCATGCCGTACCGGGTTTATGGTGGCCAGCGCTTCTTCGAGCGCGCCGAGATCAAGGACGCGCTGGCGTATCTGCGCCTGATCGCCAACCGTGACGACGATGTCTCATTCGAGCGCGTGGTCAACCAGCCCACGCGCGGCGTCGGCGAGAAAACGCTGTCGCAGCTGCGGGCGGCGGCCCGTGCCGCCGGCAGCTCGTTGTGGCGCGCGGCGCGCCAGGCGCTCGATGAACGCATGCTCTCCGGCCGGGCGGCGACCGCCGTCGGCGGTTTTCTGGAACTGGTCGACGGTATCGCGGAGAAGGCGGCCGAGCGTGATCTCGAGGCGATTGTCGAACACGCCGTCCACGCCAGCGGGCTGATCGATCACTTCAGCCGCGATCGCAGCGAGAAAGGCCAGGCCCGGGTGGAGAACCTGGAAGAGCTGATCACCGCCGCTCGCACGTTCACGCCGCCGCCGGATGAGGAGACGGCGGAGCAGAGCCCGCTGGAGACCTTCCTCGCGCACGCGGCGCTGGAAGCCGGCGAGGGTCAGGGCGACGCCTGGGAAGACTGCGTGCAGATGATGACGCTGCACTCGGCCAAGGGGCTGGAGTTTCCGGTCGTGTTCCTGGTGGGTCTCGAGGAAGGGCTGTTCCCGCACCAGCGCTCGCTGGAGGAAAGCGGTCGTCTCGAGGAAGAGCGGCGCCTCGCCTACGTCGGCATCACGCGCGCCCAGCAGCGCCTGTTCATCACCAGCGCCGAGCAGCGGCGGCTGTATGGCCGTGAGGTGTTCGGTGTGCCGTCACGCTTCGTCGGCGAACTCCCGGGCGAGCTCGTGGACGAGGTACGCCCGCGCGCCCAGGGGCAGCCGATGGGGATGCCGCCGTCCGCCGCGGCCGGGCGCTTCGCGGCCGAGGAGGAGGTGCCCGAAGGGGTGCCCAGCATGGGCCAGCGCGTGCGGCATCCGAAGTTCGGCGAGGGCACGGTGCTCGATTTCGAGGGCAACGGCGCCCACGCCCGAGTACAGGTCAACTTCGCCGACGCCGGCAGCAAGTGGCTCGTACTCGCCTACGCCCGCCTGGAAACCGTCCCGTAG
- the hslV gene encoding ATP-dependent protease subunit HslV — MHGTTIVCVRRDGAVALGGDGQVTLGDTVMKGNARKVRRLYRNRVLAGFAGGTADAFTLFERFETKLEEHSGHLTRAAVELAKDWRTDRMLRRLEALLAVADHEQSLMISGNGDVIEPEQGLIAMGSGGPYAQAAARALLDNTELDAHTICERSLEIAGDICIYTNHQRTIETLEA; from the coding sequence ATGCACGGAACCACGATTGTCTGCGTCCGCCGCGATGGCGCCGTCGCCCTTGGGGGCGATGGTCAGGTCACGCTCGGCGATACCGTAATGAAGGGCAATGCCCGCAAGGTGCGTCGCCTCTACCGCAACCGCGTCCTGGCGGGCTTCGCCGGCGGCACGGCCGATGCCTTCACGCTGTTCGAGCGCTTCGAGACCAAGCTCGAGGAACACAGCGGCCATCTCACCCGTGCGGCGGTCGAGCTCGCGAAGGACTGGCGCACGGACCGGATGCTGCGCCGCCTCGAGGCGCTGTTGGCCGTGGCCGATCACGAGCAGTCGCTGATGATCTCCGGCAACGGGGATGTCATCGAGCCCGAGCAGGGCCTGATCGCGATGGGTTCCGGTGGCCCTTACGCGCAGGCGGCGGCCCGCGCACTGCTCGACAACACTGAGCTCGATGCGCACACGATCTGCGAGCGTTCGCTGGAGATCGCCGGCGATATCTGTATTTACACGAATCACCAGCGCACGATCGAGACGCTGGAGGCCTGA